A genome region from Setaria italica strain Yugu1 chromosome III, Setaria_italica_v2.0, whole genome shotgun sequence includes the following:
- the LOC101755937 gene encoding probable pectinesterase 53, which yields MAVLAPLLLASLVSVATSSPPPSKDVQQASFAVNTPVKKPSHGGGQQASFVIGGDDGASSKVPPGSGAAGSFGEFIAENVQSYNVNKQIYAAKVKNGTGGKAVDAELSAAEAGAVRYVVSADGKGKFRTINDAIKAVPENNKKRVILDIRPGTYKEKVLVPYTKHFITFLGDPKQPPVIMWDDTAATRGKDGLPVGTVGSATVAVESDYFLASGIVFRNHAPMAAPGAKGGQAVALRVFGTKAAFYNCTIDGGQDTLYDHKGLHYFKGCLIKGSVDFIFGFGRSLYEDCSIVSVTKQVAVLTAQQRTRSIADAIESGFSFLRCRVSGDGQIYLGRAWGDSSRVVYAYTDMGKEVVPVGWDGWNIQTPERSGIYYGEYRCSGPGALAHKRIGWSLILNDDQAKPFTGTHFVYGDSWILPPPKLAGK from the exons ATGGCTGTTCTTGCGCCGCTGCTGCTAGCATCGCTCGTCTCGGTGGCTacttcgtcgccgccgccgtcgaaggACGTGCAGCAGGCCAGCTTCGCCGTCAACACCCCCGTGAAAAAGCCGAgtcacggcggcggccagcaggcCAGCTTCGTCATCGGCGGCGATGACGGGGCCAGCAGCAAGGTTCCGCCGGGTtccggcgccgccggcagctTCGGCGAGTTCATCGCCGAGAACGTGCAGAGCTACAACGTGAACAAGCAGATCTACGCGGCGAAGGTGAAGAACGGCACCGGCGGAAAGGCGGTGGACGCGGAGttgtcggcggcggaggccggggcggTCCGGTACGTGGTGAGCGCCGACGGCAAGGGAAAGTTCCGGACCATCAACGACGCCATCAAGGCCGTGCCGGAGAATAACAAGAAGCGGGTCATCCTCGATATCAGGCCGGGCACCTACAA GGAGAAGGTGCTTGTCCCCTACACGAAGCACTTCATCACGTTCCTGGGCGACCCGAAGCAACCGCCGGTGATCATGTGGGACGACACGGCGGCGACCCGCGGCAAGGACGGCTTGCCCGTCGGCACCGTGGGCAGCGCCACCGTGGCCGTGGAGTCCGACTACTTCCTCGCCTCCGGCATCGTCTTCCGTAACCACGCGCCGATGGCGGCGCCGGGTGCCAAGGGCGGTCAGGCGGTGGCGCTCCGCGTGTTCGGCACCAAGGCGGCCTTCTACAACTGCACGATCGACGGCGGGCAGGACACCCTCTACGACCACAAGGGCCTCCACTACTTCAAGGGCTGCCTCATCAAGGGCAGCGTCGACTTCATCTTCGGCTTCGGCCGGTCCCTCTACGAGGACTGCTCCATCGTCTCCGTCACCAAGCAGGTCGCCGTGCTGACGGCGCAGCAGCGGACGAGGAGCATCGCCGACGCCATCGAGAGCGGCTTCTccttcctccggtgccgcgtctccggcgacgggcagATCTACCTCGGCCGCGCGTGGGGGGACTCGTCCCGGGTGGTGTACGCGTACACCGACATGGGGAAGGAGGTGGTGCCCGTGGGGTGGGACGGGTGGAACATCCAGACGCCGGAGCGGAGCGGGATCTACTACGGCGAGTACCGGTGCAGCGGGCCGGGGGCGCTCGCGCACAAGCGCATCGGGTGGTCGCTCATCCTCAACGACGACCAGGCCAAGCCATTCACGGGGACGCACTTCGTCTACGGCGATTCGTGGATCCTGCCGCCGCCAAAGCTGGCGGGCAAGTGA
- the LOC101765521 gene encoding intermediate cleaving peptidase 55, mitochondrial, with protein MAMAARLLRRTLRATEVASRFLSASHGLVQRAAYTSGGIVDVGQPTPQTHPELLADGEITPGITTEEYISRRKKLLEVLPEKSLAIIASADQQMMTDVVPYPFRQNGDYLYITGCTQPGGVAVLSEETGLCMFMPDTNKEDVVWQGQTAGIEAAVEFFKADKAFSLSQMQKILPEMIEQSKGVYHNVKTSSSSYKNLDAFRRASLNNKVKDLTYYTDELRWIKSKSEIKLMRESASIVSQSLLQTMLLSRTHREESQLAAKIEYECKMRGAQRMAFHPVVGGGANGSVIHYSRNDRKIKTGDLLLMDVGCEYHGYLSDLTRTWPPCGRFSPAQEELYSLILETNKECIKLCKPGTSINEIHNHSVKMLIKGFQELGILEKGKSIQYNYLNPTAIGHSLGMDIHDSVTLPKDKPLEPGVVITIEPGVYIPPAPVLNERAPGRFRGIGIRIEDEVLVTEDGHEVLTASVPKEIPHLTTLMSMGSESAAAGGHERRAACS; from the exons atggccatggcggcgcggcTGCTACGGCGAACGCTGCGAGCAACCGAG GTAGCATCTCGATTCCTATCTGCTTCTCATGGTTTGGTACAGCGAGCTGCATACACTTCTGGAGGAATAGTCGATGTTGGCCAACCAACGCCCCAGACACACCCTGAG TTATTAGCTGATGGAGAGATCACACCAGGCATCACAACTGAGGAGTACATCTCTAGAAGAAAAAAGCTTTTGGAGGTGCTGCCGGAAAAGAGCTTGGCCATTATTGCCTCTGCTGATCAGCAGATGATGACTGATGTAGTGCCCTATCCATTCAGACAGAATGGTGATTACCTGTACATTACTGGTTGTACACAACCTGGTGGCGTAGCAGTTTTGAGTGAAGAAACCGGACTATGCATGTTCATGCCTGATACAAATAAGGAG GATGTAGTTTGGCAAGGTCAAACTGCTGGAATTGAGGCAGCTGTGGAATTCTTTAAAGCGGATAAAGCATTTTCACTTAGTCAGATGCAAAAG ATCCTTCCTGAAATGATTGAGCAGTCAAAAGGGGTATATCACAATGTAAAgacatcatcatcttcttacAAGAACTTGGATGCCTTCCGCCGGGCGTCCCTCAACAATAAAGTAAAAGATCTTACATATTACACCGATGAATTACGGTGGATCAAgtcaaaatctgaaattaagtTGATGAGGGAATCGGCATCTATTGTTTCTCAG TCTCTTTTACAAACGATGTTGCTATCGAGGACCCACAGGGAGGAAAGCCAGCTGGCAGCTAAGATTGAATATGAGTGCAAAATGAGAGGTGCCCAAAGAATGGC GTTCCATCCTGTAGTTGGTGGAGGAGCAAATGGCAGTGTTATACACTACTCAAGAAACGATAGAAAA ATCAAAACAGGTGATCTTCTGCTCATGGATGTTGGCTGTGAGTATCATGGCTACCTTAGTGATCTGACTCGAACATGGCCACCATGTGGCAGATTTTCTCCTGCTCAG GAAGAGCTGTACAGCCTAATACTGGAGACAAATAAAGAGTGCATAAAGCTCTGTAAACCGGGCACAAGCATCAACGAGATACACAATCATTCG GTAAAAATGCTGATAAAGGGATTCCAAGAACTGGGGATCCTGGAGAAGGGGAAGTCCATCCAATACAACTACCTGAACCCGACCGCGATAG GTCACTCGTTAGGCATGGACATTCATGACTCGGTGACGCTCCCCAAGGACAAACCCTTGGAGCCCGGCGTG GTCATAACGATCGAGCCCGGCGTGTACATCCCGCCGGCCCCGGTCCTGAACGAGCGCGCGCCGGGGAGGTTCCGCGGCATCGGGATCCGCATCGAGGACGAGGTCCTCGTCACCGAGGACGGCCACGAG GTGCTGACGGCGTCGGTGCCCAAGGAGATCCCGCACCTGACCACGCTGATGAGCATGGGCAgcgagtcggcggcggcgggcggccatgAGCGGCGAGCTGCCTGCAGCTGA